From Bradyrhizobium sp. 4:
AACTCGCCGCGCGCCGCCACAACGGCATGGCGCGCAAGGGCCGCGGTCATGAGCCTTACATCAACCACCTCGCCGAGGTCGCGAACCTGCTTGCGACCGCGACCGACGGCACCGACGCCGAACTCGTTGCCGCCGGCTGGCTGCATGATGCGATCGAGGACACCGACACCACGCGCGAGGAGCTCGCGCAAAAATTCTCCGACCGTGTCGCGTCGCTTGTCGAGGAATGCACCGACGATATGAGCCTGCCGAAGCCGGAGCGGCGGCGGCGTCAGGTGCTCGACGCACCGAAAAAATCGGCTGGCGCCAGGCTGATCAAGATCGCCGACAAGATCAGCAATATCGGCGCGCGCGTGCATTCGGATCCGACGGCCGCGGAACGTGACGACCTCGTCGATTACACCGACTGGGCCGAGCAGGTTGTCGCCGGTTGCCGCGGCGGTAACTCCTGGCTGGATACGACATTCGACGACACGGTGCTCACAGCGAGGACCTCGCTGTGAGCACCGATCCAAAATTCAAACGCAAACGGGGCTTGTGATGTCCGTCAAAATAAAGCGTTCCGTCTATGCCGACATGTTCGGCCCGACCACCGGCGACAAGGTGCGGCTGGCCGACACCGATCTCATCATCGAGGTCGAGAAGGATTTCACCACCTACGGCGAGGAAGTGAAGTTCGGCGGCGGCAAGGTGATCCGCGACGGCATGGGCCAGTCGCAGGTCACCAACAAGCAGGGCGCGGCGGACACCGTCATCACCAATGCGCTGATCGTCGATCACTGGGGCATCGTGAAGGCCGACGTCGCGATCAAGGACGGCATGATCGCTGGCATCGGCAAGGCCGGCAATCCCGACATCCAGCCCGGTGTCACCATCATCATCGGCCCCGGCACCGACGTGATCGCAGGTGAAGGCAAGATCCTCACCGCCGGCGGCTTCGACAGCCACATCCATTTCATCTGTCCGCAGCAGATCGAGCACGCGCTGATGTCGGGCGTCACCTCGATGCTAGGGGGCGGCACCGGTCCGTCGCACGGCACGTTCGCCACCACCTGCACGCCGGGGCCGTGGCACATGGGCCGGATGATCCAGTCGTTCGACGCCTTCCCGGTCAATCTCGGCGTCTCCGGCAAGGGCAACGCCTCGCGGCCCGCGGCGCTGATCGAGATGATCAAGGCCGGCGCCTGTGCGCTGAAGCTGCACGAGGACTGGGGCACGACGCCGGCCGCGATCGACACCTGCCTGTCGGTCGCCGACGACTACGACATCCAGGTGATGATCCACACCGACACGCTGAACGAGTCCGGCTTCGTCGAGGATACCATCAAGGCGTTCAAAGGCCGCACCATCCACGCCTTCCACACCGAGGGCGCCGGCGGCGGTCACGCTCCTGATATCATCAAGGTCGCGGGGCTGAAGAACGTGCTCCCGTCGTCGACGAACCCGACGCGGCCCTTCACGCGCAACACCATCGACGAGCATCTGGACATGCTGATGGTGTGCCACCACCTCGACCCATCGATCGCGGAAGATCTGGCGTTTGCTGAAAGCCGCATCCGCAAGGAGACTATCGCGGCCGAGGACATCCTGCATGATCTCGGCGCGCTCTCCATGATCTCCTCGGACTCCCAGGCCATGGGCCGCCTCGGCGAGGTCATCATCCGGACCTGGCAGACCGCCGACAAGATGAAGAAGCAGCGCGGCTCGTTGCCGCAGGACAAGGGCAAGGACAACGACAATTTCCGGGTCAAGCGCTACATCGCCAAATACACGATCAATCCCGCGATCGCCCACGGCGTTTCGAAGCTGATCGGCTCGGTGGAGAAGGGCAAGCTCGCCGATCTCGTGCTGTGGTCGCCGGCCTTCTTCGGCGTCAAGCCGGATTGCGTCGTCAAGGGCGGCATGATCGTCGCGGCTCCCATGGGCGATCCCAACGCCTCGATCCCGACCCCGCAGCCGGTGCATTACCAGCCGATGTTCGGCGCCTTCGGCAAGGCGCGCACTGCGTCTTCTGTGGTGTTCACCTCGAAGGCCGCGATCACCGGTGGCCTCGCGCGCAAGCTCGGCATCGACAAGAAGCTCTATGCAGTCCAGAACACCCGCGGCAGGATCTCGAAGAAGAGCATGATTCACAACGACGCCACGCCCAATATCGAGGTCGATCCGGAGACCTATGAGGTCCGTGCCGACGGTGAGCTTTTGACCTGCGCCCCCGCCGAGGTGCTGCCGATGGCGCAGCGATATTTCATGTACTGAAATAGCGCCTCAACGCATGTCCCAGGAATATGTCTTGGTCGCATATCGGAGACAGGTTTTCCGGTTTTGCGTTCGATCCCGCCTGGTCTAAGGTCCCGCCCGGTATCTGAAGCCCAGAAGAAAAGCCGGGAGGATTTCTCGTGATCTATGTCGTCGCCACCTTGACCATCAAGCCTGAAACGCGCGCCGAATTCATTGCAGCCGCCACCGCCTGCATCAAGGAGACCCGGAAAGAGCCCGGCAATATCGCCTATGATCTGCATGAGAGCGTCACCGATCCCGCCAAGATGGTGTTCGTCGAGCAGTGGGAGAATGCCGAGGCGCTGGTGCCGCATCGCGCCATGGAGCACATGAAGACGTTCGGCCGCGTCGCGGTGAAGTGTTTTACGGCGCCGCCGAAGATCGAGGTGATCACGCCCGAGAAGGTCGAGACACGGTAACGGGGTAAAAGCGCATGATCCGGGCGACGCAGGTCAGGGGACAACACCGCTTCGCGGAAGCGCCGGCGGATACGGTCGTGCTCGATTTCGACGATCGACACCGCCGCCGCATGGCAATGACGGGGACGCGGGGGCTCGAGTTCCTGCTCGACCTGGAGAATGCCGTCGCGCTGCGCGGCGGCGATGCGCTG
This genomic window contains:
- a CDS encoding HD domain-containing protein; this translates as MLSPVRLISEAAELAARRHNGMARKGRGHEPYINHLAEVANLLATATDGTDAELVAAGWLHDAIEDTDTTREELAQKFSDRVASLVEECTDDMSLPKPERRRRQVLDAPKKSAGARLIKIADKISNIGARVHSDPTAAERDDLVDYTDWAEQVVAGCRGGNSWLDTTFDDTVLTARTSL
- the ureC gene encoding urease subunit alpha, with the translated sequence MSVKIKRSVYADMFGPTTGDKVRLADTDLIIEVEKDFTTYGEEVKFGGGKVIRDGMGQSQVTNKQGAADTVITNALIVDHWGIVKADVAIKDGMIAGIGKAGNPDIQPGVTIIIGPGTDVIAGEGKILTAGGFDSHIHFICPQQIEHALMSGVTSMLGGGTGPSHGTFATTCTPGPWHMGRMIQSFDAFPVNLGVSGKGNASRPAALIEMIKAGACALKLHEDWGTTPAAIDTCLSVADDYDIQVMIHTDTLNESGFVEDTIKAFKGRTIHAFHTEGAGGGHAPDIIKVAGLKNVLPSSTNPTRPFTRNTIDEHLDMLMVCHHLDPSIAEDLAFAESRIRKETIAAEDILHDLGALSMISSDSQAMGRLGEVIIRTWQTADKMKKQRGSLPQDKGKDNDNFRVKRYIAKYTINPAIAHGVSKLIGSVEKGKLADLVLWSPAFFGVKPDCVVKGGMIVAAPMGDPNASIPTPQPVHYQPMFGAFGKARTASSVVFTSKAAITGGLARKLGIDKKLYAVQNTRGRISKKSMIHNDATPNIEVDPETYEVRADGELLTCAPAEVLPMAQRYFMY
- a CDS encoding putative quinol monooxygenase; translated protein: MIYVVATLTIKPETRAEFIAAATACIKETRKEPGNIAYDLHESVTDPAKMVFVEQWENAEALVPHRAMEHMKTFGRVAVKCFTAPPKIEVITPEKVETR